From Oryzias latipes chromosome 3, ASM223467v1:
ctcttgcaAATGCAATCGGTCACCAACCGCTGCAGATAAAGATCAGATAAAAACGTCAAAGATGTTTCCTTAtttttgtataaagaaaaaggacaacaaccagaatatttttagattttcgtCTTGTAAACAAGTGATTTCTATAAATGGAAATGTTCTTCCATATATGAGTTGAGCTCTTACAGTATTTCTAAGCTTTGCTGTCTGTTCAGACAGCTCAATGGTCACTTTCagttctttaaaataatttgacagTAAGAACATCAATTCCAAAAGCACTCACTATTAACTCCCAActctatatatatacatattaaataaaatgtgctaTGGTTTTTCACGCCAAGTTCTGCAACTACTTTGAGCTTGAACGCATTAAAAATTAAGATATTTGGTTAATGCTTGTTAACAGACAACATTTAAATTGAAGGTATAAATCCAAGTGAAAGGAAGTAAAGATTTTGTGGTGTTAAGTGTAAAAACATCTGTtagaattgaaaataaatatccTGTTTTTGGGGTTTAATGTAGACCTGTGCACATACATAAAGGGGAAACCGCACAGCTttgtattaaattaaaataagtcATTAGGCCATGGTGACCACAACAACAGTTCTATAGTCAAATAGGAGCTGTAGGGTCGTATAGCTGTGGAGTTCTGTCAAATGTATGGACTCCTAAGCAGAATAAGGACAGGCCCAtgtaagcagcagcagcagctgtttgtgtcCTGTCCGCCTGTGTTTTGTTCCTGTCCCCCGATGGTGTTTGCCAGCACAAAGCAGAAATGAAAGAGCTTTTCATAGCAACAGAATGGTGATGTAAGCCAAGCATTCGGTCTGTATGTTCTGTGCCTGTAATGCAGCACACAGTTTGTATCAGCGTGACTGTACAGCAAGAGATAAAGCAAAGCCGGAAATATTGAAACTTCACTCGTATCGGTTGCAAACCTAAAGGGCAGAAAGTACCAATCTCAACAAAGATGAGGGTTTTTGCTTGTttccatccaaacttttgcttGTTCAGTCATTTTTTCACCTCATAGTTATgataaatttgatttttgacTCTATTAAAGATATTTAACAGTCatgaattcattaaaaaaatctctaatttgtacatttttgttcacCAGATATGGAAAGATCCAGTCTGCAAAGGCGATCCTGGATAAAACGACCAACAAGTGTAAAGGTCAGAACCACCATTTACCCAGATTACAAGCTGTCTTTGTTTTAATCTTTACCTTTAaatcctaaaaaagaaaataaacttgaATAAAGGTGTAAATTATTCTTTGAAAACACACTATGGTAAATATAGGCAACTTTCAAGcagcatgtgtttttttttatgtttttccgtCATTTGGAAATCAATTTGCGGCGACTCTTTACTCGCTCAAGTTGATAATCCATCACCCTGAACACAGTCAACATGTCtgcctcctttttctttttcttttttggctccACGTCGCAGCGGATTGATTTACAAAATCTTTGCTGCATTTAGCATTCACGGTAGCAGAagtttgataaaaacaaaagccgATTATGATGGATTACCCAAAGCGGGCAGGTTTATAGAGGCTCCACAGATTTTCACTCCTtatggaaattaatttttttttaaaacgcctAACTGCCTGGATTATAAGAAACCATTCAGTCACCCTACGCTCAGACAGGTCAAATGCTATTTATCTTACTGAAACAGATATGAccagaaaaacatttgtctttaaaaactttGCTGTCGTTGGACTAAATTTATAATTTATTGTATTTAGTCTGCTGTgttactaaaaaaagaaaaggcttctTCGTTTAAAGCTTTGATAATTGTTTGAGTAGGAACAAAAATATTCGTCTTAACTCTAAAAATATACTTGAAACTTGTTAGATTTTGAAGGAAATGAAGAAatgttaatttattatttaggaACCAATAATCCTGGgcctaaaactgaaaaaaaaaatgcttaatgcTATAAAAAGAtagtttgtttgggtttttttgcgaaaaaaacggtgttgttttctaagacatagtttctgcagagcagcagtacattattagaaattcacctctgagttgtgggcgtaaCTGTCGCCACAGAATAAACattcccacttcccatcatccatctctcAACATGCTCTTCccccctagcttacagcccctcatacacCCGgcttaacattagcagtgcaacggAAATGGTGAGTAATATTGGAGTGTGGCTTTGCAGGGATGCAAAACCCCACGTTTTATCCCAACGTGTTCCTCCCTCGCTGCATGTGGTTAAAAGCAAAATAGAAGCATTTAATGCAACGAtctgcaaatacaaaaaattcaACTATGTGAACTGACAATAAAACAGAGAATCATTTATGAAAGGAAGCATCTGTGTTCAGCGCAGTGTTAAACACCAgatttggcattttttttggtttttaagccTTTCttggtgtaaaaaataaaaatgaaaagcttcACTGATGGGTTTGTTGAAAAATATCTGATGAAGAATATGCACATTCTATTGAGTCAACAGTAAAAATCACAATACTGAACATTTCTGCTTGTTTAATTTCATATAGTCTAATCTAAGTGTGACTCCACCATCACTAGGTTACGGCTTTGTGGATTTCGACAGCCCAGCTGCTGCTTTAAAGGCCGTGCATGCTCTCAAAACCAGCGGCATTCAGGCTCAGATGGCCAAGGTGAGTTTGTCACAGGTGCGCCACCttttgtctctgtgtttgtgtgtgtgtgtgtgtgcaaatgtTTCATGCTTTTGAGCTTCTCTGTGGACTTGCGCAGTATGTTGGTTGGGGGAAATGACATTCGACTGGTCACATGTCCTCAGCTGACAAGCTGTTCCTCCTGTGACCCCATTTACTTTCACAGTAGAAACCAGATGTCGACTGTCTCTGCCAAATAACCTGTCTGTCGCTGAGACACTCCGGCAGAGGCGGCTCATGCACGTCCTGCTGCCGGTTGTTACGTTCAGTTACAGACAACTCTGGTTTAAGAGCTTccacaaacagcaaaaaggaAAGGGAGGCACATTAGAGGCAGCTTCAGGAGACCAGCAGGATCCTTCTGCATGCGATTCTCTGCAGATTTCTTTCTGCTCTGCATCTGTTTGCTGAGAGTTCATTGATGAGTTGTCGCTCTCTGGGAACTTGTGAGAGGCGGctctatttgaaaaaaaaagaaaaacatgtcagaacacagtttgtgtgtttggttgCTATGGCTACGCGGCTCTCCTGCTGTTTCCAGGGAAAGCCCGTAGAGGCACTGATCTGCTCGCCGCTGAGGGCAGGCACAGTGTGTtttcagtgtgtgagtgtgcaggAAGGCTGCAAAATGTTTGCTTAACCAAATGCTCCTCCACCCGAAAGGCAATTTTGTGctgagaaaaaatgtgtttgtttgaatgCATTTTTGTCATGCTCCCATTGCATTAAACACACGctttcccccccttttttttttctgcaagcaGCAACAGGAGCAGGACCCCACAAATCTTTACATTTCCAATTTGCCTCTGTCTGTGGATGAAAAGGAGCTGGAGAAAATGCTGCAGCCCTTCGGTCAGGTCGTCTCCACTCGAATCCTCAGAGACTACAGCGGGAACAGCAGAGGCGTGGGCTTCGCCAGGTGcgtcacaacaaaaaaaatacagcatttAGCCCCCACAAAAACACCTTTCCAGTAGTTGCACAGCAAAGCTGAATCTATAAGATGCTCGCCTGTTATCAAAGACTCAGCAATGGCACTTTTTAAGCGCACTCACTTCCTAAACGGTTCGATTTTGTGGAAAGCGAGAGGAAATTCACCGAGTCTTTGATTCCATGTACCATAACACAGAAGTTCAGTATTCTGAACGCAGTTTATGCAGCTGAATTTACTTAAATGTTAATGAACTAAATCTCTGATGTCATTTTGTTCCTGCTGGTTCCGGTGTTGGGAccaagcttttttaaataaaacacaactttttctTAGAAATAGTTTCACAACACATCACCTATTTGCTCAAGAAAGTATTCAGAAGAAAAGGCGGAATTAGTTGGAGGTTCAAgagttaaatatttctttttgctttctcCTAGTTTCAGCAATATTATTAATAGGGACTGCCTGGGTTTTCCTTCCTTAAACTTAAGGTGGTGCCGAAATCAACTATCACACAAGTGATGGCAAATTTAGCTTAAAGaggaacagaaaagaaacaggaacatgtttaaaatgtgtttgtttttttaattaaagcttcCCTTAAAATGCCTCTATTTGTAAAACAAGTACCCAAGTTAAAGCAACCCAATATACAATGACATTATCATCcattttagtgttttgttttggatAGCAGTAGAATTTGTCTGAGAAAATCTTTTATGCTTTTCCTCTGTCAGAATGGACACAACGGAACAGTGTAACGGAGTCATTTCCCACTTCAACGGGAAGTTTCTCAAGTTAGCCTCTGGAAGTCTGGGTAAGACGGCGTTTCCTGGTGTTTCCTCGCCGTCCTAACGGTCCACGCAGCAGAAATTAAATGTTGATTAACAGGGTTCAGATCGGTCTCATCGTTTCTTCACAGCCCCGTCTCAACCTCTGCTGTGCAAGTTTGCTGACAGTCAAAGAAAGAAGCACGGTCACAGTGGAATTACTCCCAGTGCCCAGACGGGGGACCTCAGATTAGTATGTACACACTCACTGACCTCCTATAACCTGGAACCACTCTGTGTGAAGGTGTCAGAAATGTCTGTTTAGACAAAGAAACAGATTGGAAAAACGCAAAAAGAAACAGAGGAATCAATATCGTTTGAAAGCGAGGATCATATACTTTTAGATTTAGAGCTGGTTTTCTGGCTGTCTGAGAGATGGATAAATCTATATTCTCTCTGATGTGTCCTGGATCTGCCAGGAGCCCTCCCTGTTTGACGTCCCTCTAACACCTCGACATGAAGGTGTCAGGTAGGCGTGCAACTAGACTTCCTAACCGCCCCCGTGAGTTTGTCTACTCAGCCGCTCCATCCAGAGTCTCTCCTGGATGACCATGTCTCACTCTCTCGTTCATAATCCACAGCTTTCTGTCGTGAGGGTGAGGATAGGAGAAGATGAGAGCTTCATCTTCTCAGTCAGCTCTGTCTGTTCACCACAAAAGAAAGCTCGCATAACTCCAGACTAAGAATTGTTTATCAATTCTTTCCCTCACGTGTGACTAAAAGTGCAAGATACTTGAACTGCTCCAGCTGGGGGGGCCGTCTCAATCCCCATCCAGAGAGGGCCCCGCCCTCTATTTCCAGTCTCCAGATGTGACCTCAAACGCGAAACAGCTTTCCTCTCCAGTTTGAACTGTTTCAGCTTCGCTCAATGAGGCCAGCAGGATGAAAGCCATCATCTTTTATTCCCACGGGGGTCTCTGGAGCCTATTCCAGCTACTTCAAGGTGAAGGCCAGTCCGTcccagggccacacactcacttCCTCTGAGGGGAAGATTTCACGTCACAGATCAACCCGTGAAGCATGGCTTTGGATTGTAGGAGAAACCCCACAcataaagaacatgcaaactccactcagACAGGAGCCAGCTGGGGCCTACTTGCTGGGAGGCAGCGGTGCTAACCACCACAGCAGAGTGCAGCCATGGAGAACATTGTGTTGTAAACATAGATGGCATCACGGGGGCCTCCATGCTAAGCATCCCTCAGCTGCAAAGAGAGAATCTGCTTAGATCAGCTAGGAACAGAATCAGGAACAGGGTCCTGCACCTTCCAGGAATGAGTCAGGGTGTTCAACAATTCCTCTTTTTATATTACTTACAGTAtggtctgttattttttttaactagggTGCGATGACTCTCACCTATGACCCCTCCTCAGCAGCGATACAGAACGGGTGAGTGTGTGTCTTCTCTCGTGAATTACTTTCCTTTTAGGATCACAAGTTGAACAAATCCTAAAATGTAATAGGAGGAGAAAAATGATTGGGTCCTGCAAATCTGTGGGTGACCCACCTGCTTACACCAAACCACAGCtaattaaattcatttaaattagcACCTGCAAAGCAGGTCAAAGGAATTTCCCTCTTTCCTTTGTATTGAACAGCTGCAACGCTGAGATTCTGGTGGCTTTGCCTGTGTTTGTTCTTGTTCTCATCCTTTTATTACAGTCAGGACATTCAGCCCAGTTTAgtatatttatatagcactaGTGCAGAACAGGAGTCCTTTTCAGCAtacttaacagaaaaagtaagcAAGAGGCATTAAGGGGGTTCCTGTCCAATCCGGCTTTAATGTAATTTAGTGGAGTGGAACTGGAATGCCCTTTCCTGAACATGAACTTCATTGTTTCTtcactatttttttctcttgagaTTGATTTGAGGAAAGTTAGTTCAGTCTGTTTTAAAAGTCCAGACAGCCGTCATGTTCAGCTTGAGGAGAAGTCATTTTTCCCATGTTGTCCTGTCAAGCacataatcatttttaatgctCCACTCCACGTTGACTcataaaaaacaagcatttattCATCTAAAAAGCTGCTAGAAAAAAGCCCGGATTCATTGGTGAGCTGAGATGTGGATGCACCTTTTTTGGAGCATTTTCTTTTGTGGATATTCCCCTCAAGGACAACAAAACTACAGTATAActgaatttaaagacccactccaatgaaaataacgtttttggtgtttttgacatgtttctaAAGCATTTTCATGATGAttgagaacatatataaagaagatTAAGCTTAGAATCGCATTAATTCTTTATTTACATCGTTGTGAATCCAGAGTAAAGGAAAAATGtccatttgaaaaatattgtaggtgtgacataggACCTACAaaggcaagccacaagctccctgctctgctcaattctgatgcatccacttgacacagacaaatggatccatgtacgtctttgttgtcctcgtctgagctgacatctggatcaaaactaaaTGGCTGTagaactccaatattgcttgtcctttttgttgcaccggtaatgttagtttgggggtgtgaggggctgtaagctagcggtagaatgtgtaaacaaagggatgatgggaagtaagAGCAGGTTTacttcacaccaacagtcccgcccacaagcgaatttctaataaactactgcagaaactatgtcttagaaaaccactccgtttttttgattttggctaaaaatgcaaTAATCAGAATTAGACAActactggaaacacttttacaatagatcagaagaaTTTAATTAATTTCTGTTGTGTTGTTGCTTGATGGCATCCAACCACTTATAAAAGTTCTGTATCCAAATTTCtagaataaatacattaaatcagcAGTTGAATTTAGATGGTTCTACTCCATTAGAAACTTCTGTCTAATGTTATCTGGATTGTTCAAGGTCTCCTTATCTACTTTTTAATAAAGTAAGGAGGCAATGATTCACTTCCTCCACAATTTATCTCAAACCTCGATTTTCGGGTCCCAGTTTTCTTTTGGTTCTatatatgatttgtgtattaaaaaacaaacccaaaaaaaaacagaaaaatcttttttgattTGCTAATAAACAAATAACGATAAAGAAAAACCTCTCAGTTAGGCTTTACTAAGTCTGGTGTAATGTCATAAAACAATATTACATATATCAAATTTAGTACAAAACGTGTGTTTCTATGGAAACGTATGCAATAGGGATACAATTTGGTTCAATGGTGTATCGCATGGTTCAGTTTTAAACCAAGAATTGGGGCATCCCTTGAGTAAAAACTGTCTTGATCTTATTTAAAGATGAGAAAGTTTGTGCAGCAGGCTTTTTGGTACCATTACCTTCATATTTCTTTAGTAATATTGTTACAATCTTTGCTTCCTAGGTACTATTCCCCTTCATACCCAGTGACTAATAGGATAATGACTGTTCAGCCTGCAATAACTCCCTACATGTCTCCAGTCTCTACATACCAGGTACTGTCTCTTTCACTACCATCGGTAGAAAAATCATGTCATACCAGAGGGTTTAAATATTCTATACCTCAGCATCTCTCTGCCACTTTATACATATTTGTGGTTATAATGTCTATGTGTGCAGTTAcgtgtatttttagtttttgtgtaGGTTGTACAGGTGCCATCGATATAAAGTATTAAGTGGTTCTGTAGCTCCAGGTGTCAGTGGATTATCATATACATTTTTCGGCATGACTAGTCTGACATAATGCAGTCTGACATTGAAAGGGTGTGATTGGGAATTCTGGGAGAAAAGTTGTCACTTCAGCAGGACAAGTcctgcatatgtgtgtgtgtgtgtgcgagggGTTGTGCTTACTGGTGCTTAAAAGTTCACGGGTGTGAATCATTCTTTCCGTGGAGCGCGAGTCAGAGTCCAGATGAATTTGGAATAGTTACGTTGGTGAGGTTTTCATTAATGGTCCGTCACCGGATGCCAACCGCAAAATCCAGATGAGGCTTGTGACTTTCCTCCAATACTCCCAAACTATGAGAATGAAGGAatccattttttgtgtgtgtgatagACACTTTTGTACCAGCAGAACACCTCTCCGCCATTTCCAGTAGATGAaccagcgttttttttttttcgttattGCAGTGTTCTATTTGTCTCCACAGAAGCTGCATTTTCCCCAGTGCTGCCATGACACCTGTTGTCTGCTTTAATTTCCCTGGGGGGTTGTAGAATCAGCTCATAGCCTCATGTGGttatataaacaaaacaaaaatataggaACACACTCAG
This genomic window contains:
- the LOC101157928 gene encoding RNA-binding motif, single-stranded-interacting protein 1 isoform X1; this encodes MIFANNPLKTAGRKQSYPMTPSSPSSSSNSSSTGLEQLSKTNLYIRGLPPATTDLDLVKLCHQYGKIQSAKAILDKTTNKCKGYGFVDFDSPAAALKAVHALKTSGIQAQMAKVSLSQQQEQDPTNLYISNLPLSVDEKELEKMLQPFGQVVSTRILRDYSGNSRGVGFARMDTTEQCNGVISHFNGKFLKLASGSLAPSQPLLCKFADSQRKKHGHSGITPSAQTGDLRLGAMTLTYDPSSAAIQNGYYSPSYPVTNRIMTVQPAITPYMSPVSTYQVQSHSWMAHQPYIMQHPAAVMSPSVDPSMSLHPTAMITQQMGQLALGNTAAYIAASPGVQGAYMPHYPPMQAAPENGTPQQVDSSNNSSPYSQLSK
- the LOC101157928 gene encoding RNA-binding motif, single-stranded-interacting protein 1 isoform X3, which gives rise to MIFANNPLKTAGRKQSYPMTPSSPSSSSNSSSTGLEQLSKTNLYIRGLPPATTDLDLVKLCHQYGKIQSAKAILDKTTNKCKGYGFVDFDSPAAALKAVHALKTSGIQAQMAKQQEQDPTNLYISNLPLSVDEKELEKMLQPFGQVVSTRILRDYSGNSRGVGFARMDTTEQCNGVISHFNGKFLKLASGSLAPSQPLLCKFADSQRKKHGHSGITPSAQTGDLRLGAMTLTYDPSSAAIQNGYYSPSYPVTNRIMTVQPAITPYMSPVSTYQVQSHSWMAHQPYIMQHPAAVMSPSVDPSMSLHPTAMITQQMGQLALGNTAAYIAASPGVQGAYMPHYPPMQAAPENGTPQQVDSSNNSSPYSQLSK
- the LOC101157928 gene encoding RNA-binding motif, single-stranded-interacting protein 1 isoform X2 — its product is MIFANNPLKTAGRKQSYPMTPSSPSSSSNSSSTGLEQLSKTNLYIRGLPPATTDLDLVKLCHQYGKIQSAKAILDKTTNKCKGYGFVDFDSPAAALKAVHALKTSGIQAQMAKQQQEQDPTNLYISNLPLSVDEKELEKMLQPFGQVVSTRILRDYSGNSRGVGFARMDTTEQCNGVISHFNGKFLKLASGSLAPSQPLLCKFADSQRKKHGHSGITPSAQTGDLRLGAMTLTYDPSSAAIQNGYYSPSYPVTNRIMTVQPAITPYMSPVSTYQVQSHSWMAHQPYIMQHPAAVMSPSVDPSMSLHPTAMITQQMGQLALGNTAAYIAASPGVQGAYMPHYPPMQAAPENGTPQQVDSSNNSSPYSQLSK